Within Rhododendron vialii isolate Sample 1 chromosome 12a, ASM3025357v1, the genomic segment TCCAAAGGTTTAAAAACAAGAAAGACAAAATCACgaatttttggatattttgcgGAACCCCAAAACTGCCAGTTAGTAGCACTAATTTTATGGGATAAGTATAGCATTCAGCCTCGGACGTAACATAAACACACTTATACAACTGCGTTAACCCTATTGGACTAGTAGTAAGACAAGTTGATCGGCTTAGGGCCAGTACATATTTATCAGATCATCTAGATAATCAAAACAGGCAAACAAATTTTACAGATGTTTGAAATTTTATATTGTGGGGCTTACCATGTATGCAGCAGCTGTTTCTTCAGGAATCTCTCCATTTGAACCTCGATGTGCAATGTTAAATGGGCGAAAAGTCTGCAGAGGCTGTCTGTTGATTTTGCTTGGTAGTGGATACAAAGGCCTTGCGGAACATTTAACAACGAgtaacaacaaaataaaagggaGAACGCCTGCGAGTCAATTATCGGAAGAATGTATCAACCaactttgcaaaaaataagcattCTCACTAGCATGCAAAGTTTCAATGACTAcgttaaaatgaaaaaaattcccCCTCAAAAGCATGAGTAACATGCATTTGTCTGGTAGTTTGATTGGTTACAGAATTACAAAAAACGGGATTATCTAATCCGAAACTGATATTACTTACAAGAATTGTGAATTCAACCTTAAAATCAAagaaacctttttctttttataaccAAGTGTCCATGGCAGCTTACTCATGCATTGATTAATCCCAGGGACCAATCCTACCGTCCACTAGCGGGGGCCCATTTAATGCCAGAGCAAAAAATCAATGATACTGACCGGCAACCAATCTCTTGTGATTGACACAAGTGgaccaaaacaaataaatttagaaaaaaataagattatgATAGTTATGTCTGCAAACGCTTACACATGGTTAAATTAAAGACCTCAACTAGGAAATTTGGAAGCAGAGTACGCATACACCCAGCCCAAAAAATGTCCTATACCAACTACTTGAGGTCATTGCATTTTGTCATTTCTCATAACTCAGTTGTCAGTAGAGAAGAGCCATTTTGTTTCAGTTTAAGGGAATCAACCATTGCGATTGACATGAGTTTCACATATAGATATCCCCGTGGCTTGCCTTGTGCAATCCCACTAACCATGACACTGATCATCGTGAATGCTTACATCAAAACCTTTTCCTCGTGCAATTATTATAGATGATGGACGCACGGGAAGTTCCTAAATCACCACAGAAACCCTGCGGGGAGGGGGGCTCCTTTGGTCACGCCCAAGGAGGATAGCTGTCGTTGGTTGCTCCCGAACTCCCCCCAAAAAAACTGGATCGGTGCAGTTTTGGTGTTTTCGGATCCATCCCGAACTAACGAGATGGTCAGCACATAACAGTTTATTTTGCAAAGCTCGTCGAGAAGTTAAACCATGCCAAAAATTGCCATGAtggggttaaaaaaaaagaagaaggtccACACTAAGACTCCTATACCACAATCTATCTCTATATATCATACTAGGATTGATATAAGCAATTTCCTGTTAAACGCGTACACATGCAAATTCTTGTCCCGTCAATCAATCCTTTCCACTTAATTCAAGAGTAATGAAATTGCTAAAAACAGAATGCAGGAACAAGCAATAGCAATGGCAATATACTCTCATATTCAATCAATATCATCACATGCAAGAACAACAAATGAAAATCAATTGCTTTAATTGCATTTTTAAGGCAAATCGAAATCACAACAGGCTTCATCACTGTATTAAATAAGTGATTAATCATTGACTATAACTACTGCccactggtttttttttttatgactctgGTGTTGAGTCAGCTTATACACGTACCTTAACTAATCCCGAAAAATCTACCTACCGGGTATTTTTTATCCAAAGAGAGAAACAACTTGGGAAATACTCCAGAAATTAGACAAAAGGCCAGtattcaaaaaccaaacagcAATTATATAAGTGAAAATTGTACCCAAAGCAAAACACCCAGAAAAATACAAATGATAGTTCCAATGAGAAAccaccaaaaatatatatatgcgtATAAAGACATGTACGTATCACAGGAAAATCTAGCAATCAAGTAAGTAGAGTTGGGTTTGATCCTCACCAAAAGAAGCCATTGTGTAGCCTCCccttctccctccctccctccctctctctctctctctctctctctctctctctctctgtgctgTTTCTTGATCTGTTTTCTACCTGTTTTATTTCTGGGTTTTCTATACAATGTACTGTACTTACGTATTTTCATATGTACAAACAGGTTGTAAAGTCTTCTAGTCCAGTGGGGACTCAATTGCTTTTCGAATTCTTTGATTCGTTGCCGTGAATATCCGATTGAGAGTGATAAGGAGGTGGATGGACCATATTACTTATGGGAGAAGTGCAGATGGCTGTGATTGGTCTGTGAGTATTATAGGCTTTGGGAATCTAAAAGGGTCAATGTCTCTTTGGGGATAATTGATGTTTGACTATAAAAGTTGACCGTGACCAACGGTTCGCCCTCCGAGCCAATCATTTTCGGTACGTTCGTGCTATATActcctatttattttttttactaaaaatatCATTAGTCAATTTACTAgttaagaaaaatgatttgtCTTAAATAGTGAGTATTTTTGAACTAAGTActgaaaatatcaaaaatattgTTTAGTCAATAGCACCATACCTGAGGATGCTGCCTAGCACCTCTTATCAAGTGAGGTGCCGAGTGACATTCGGTCATTCATCTCGGCACAAGGATTGGGAGATGCTTCCAAGCGAGAGTGCTTGAGCGGCCAATCTGGCCGTATATCTCAGCAATTGACTGCTCAGATTTTGACCAAGCAATAGACTGTTCAGATCTGTATGAGCTTaaattcaatccgagccgtctatgTTAACATAAACGGTCGGATGCCACTCGGCACCCCACTTGGCACCcagggtgcttggcagcattcCCAGGTCCCTCGGCACGGACGGCTCATATTGAATCTGAGCGCATACAGATCTGAACCATCCATTGTTCAGTCAACATCCAAGCGGTTGATTCCTAAGATGAACGGCTGCTCGGCTCCGTTGCCAAGCACccccgcttggcagcatctccctaTCCCAGgattttttttgcaattcaATAAAACTTTATTCTATTATAGTATTGTAATTGAGAATGGGATGGAGGGATAGATTTGAAACAACCACCTGATACATGAGTACCACTCGACTTGCTGGTATTTGTGGGGTTAATATTTCGTAGGTTTACTGAAATATATATGGTACATGACTACAAGAGCCTATGATTTACTGGTTTTTTAACTTCTAAATCATACAAGCATGGAGCACAATTTCTTAGAGGATTTCCAGCAAGAATTATACTGACATTAATCTTACAATactattttgttactttttgataatcattttcttaattttagTCTTCTATAGTTCTATTCCATTCCAAAGTCAAACAGAAAagtttgtaattttcaaaaactaaccctagaaaattatCCAAAtggtcttaaaaaaaaataaatagagatAGCGAAATCTAAAGCCAGACCTTCTTACTGGACTCGGGGATAAGAAAACTAATAAGTGCTTACACTGTCGCATATTCAAATCCTATGGACTAATGGGAGGTTTGTCATGTCATTAACTTCAAAACCTTGAACTTAGTCGATATGCGCGCAACCTAGCCCGAACATCCGGTTATCTATACTATATATCTTGCCAAGTTAAAGTTTACTTTTTGCGAAGAGTTTTCCGTCACTAACAAGTTCTAAAATTTGTCACCGTTGCATGAAAATCCTGGAGCCGACCCTGCCTAATCCAGAGGACAAGGAAGTAAAAATCTGGCGTCTGAGGAACTAAAGAAGAAATTGTTACTTTGTTTTGTGGGGTCGGAACTTGGAAGCTCCAAGGAACATGCAATTCTGTCCATCAAATATAATGCTTCATTGAGACAGAGTTTGATCTCTCTAATGCCTGAACCTCTTGACTATTAATCTAGAATTCCTCAATTTTACCTTCTGGGTGTGCAAAAGCCTGCCCAAGTAACAGCAATGCCGAAAACCACCCTGGCACCGATGAAACTCCAGAAAAGGTGCAGCAGTTCAGAGACCCAAACAAAGAAGAGAAAGCATGTACTATCCCAAAGCCAGGAAAGTTTAACTTTCCCCGTCGGGAATAGAGAAACGGATCTCCTCTCAGAGGCAgcttcaagttttttttatccgaCCTTCAGAAATCAAATTTAAATCAATGCTCCACGTTAATATACGACTATGGACACTTCACAGTAGGATTATCattgaattttcatttcttcGTACTTGCATCATCCATGGCCCTGGTTTTGGTACCACCAATATCCTCGAAAGCAACAACAACAGAGTGTACACGCACACATAcacatgcagagagagagagagagagagagagagagagagagagagagagtgccctTTGATATGCTTCAGGGAGAGTTATAGATGCAGATCAAAACACCTTTTCATGTCATTTATGAAACCTTTGAATGAACTGAATAATTTACCAACTACGTAACCTAACCGTGATCCCGAAGACAGAAAAGGGGTTGACATAATATCAAAGAGAAATATCAATCCTAAACTAagcaaaaagggaaaagaaaggaaaatattcCCCTTCTGCTGAGAAAAAATGATCTCCAACGATGAATTTGTTGACCCTTTATGCTGCAGCAACACTCTTATTGCCCTCTCCCTGACGACCTCCTCTCCCACCTCCGTTCTGATCAATGCGTTGATAACCTTCTCCAACGCGTCCACTTGGGCCCTTGGGTCGGCCTGAAAACTCACTTCTGCCATAGCCCCTGCCACCACCAAAGTTGCCGCGGCCCCTGAAGCCGTCATTGCGGAATCCACCCCTCCCTGAAGGATACCTCCCTCTCCCGCTGCTTCCAACTGAAAATCACAGGACAGTGTGTTTTCATTAAGGAAAACTCCAAAATTACCAGGAAAGTCCTCAGTTGTCTTTACTTAAACAATGTGAGGAAAAGAGAAATTCAGAACTTGCCTCGAGTGGTAGTCCTCTTTTCCTCAATTACGGTTTGACGACCCCCAATTGTTACGGTTGAGGCCTGAAAACGTTATCTACAATGTCAATTGAAATTGAAACAAGGATAGTCCACAGAGCTGATTTTGAGCAGTGGTCAGATAAGTTGTGAAACCTAAAGCAAATTGGACTACTAAACATGCAAGATCTGGCTATTAGTCTGGTGACTCTGGTCAGACTAGACCAAGGGTTTAAAGTAGCTCACAAACTGCTTCACCCAAAAGGAAAAGGATTATTAAACAGCTTTTTCACATATTTTCAATATGTACTTTGAAGGTCACTGATATTTGGAAACAAATTGTAGCTTTGCTTGTTTCGGGTGCAAAACATTTTCCACAAGAAAACATTTTGGTGCTCACCTGTTGGTGCGAGGGAAAACATAATTCAACCAAAAATGCTTTCCTCGGTCAACAGAAAATGAATGACTTAAAAACACTTTTTCTGGGAGATGCTGCCGAAACACACGCCTCTCCTAACCCGATAACACATCTCATAGGTACTCTCATTCATCATCTCTCTCCCCGCCTCTCCTGATATTACTCTGATTGATGCTTTTAGATCTACAATAGCAACTAAGATTTCATTGTGATCCACTCTTTTAGACTTGCACATCATGATATGGTTTTGGATCTACAATATGGTTTCAAATCTATCCACCCGACACTCTTTATGAGTAGCCTAGATTATTTTGTATCTAAACATGCATAAACCAGAGCATATAAATTAAAGAAACCCTTCCCCTTGTCCTCTATCAAGATGTTTCCGTGAAAATAACTGTCTCTAATTTGGTGCGTATGTTAACTGAGAACATTAAATCAGTTGAACTCCAGTTTAAATTCAATTTTGTTCAATGACTCCAATTgaaccagaaaaagaaagaactagAATGGAAATTAGATATGTGGGGGTTGTTTAATTGTGTTAAATGATCTGGTTAACCTTCTCACATTTCTGCTAATAAGGTCTGTTGGTTTGTCTAATCTTGCTGTTATCTCACCTTAAGCTAAACAATGTCATGAGAGCTTGCCAGTTGCCAATATTATGGTACCGGTGCTTAATCTTGCTTAATCTTGTTAAACAAGCTCTCATTTTATGGTACCAACTCTTTATAGTTGCAAATTTCATATATATTGCTGCGCATATTTATGTACGTATTTAGGGCCTTTTTCGTGGCATCTTAGAGATAGCAAGATAGCAAGGTAGCAAATTAACTGTCATAAAGAAATACAGTTTCCAAAGGGATGATCCTATTACATTTGATGAGATCAACTTTATCCTAGGCCTTTAATAATTGATGCAAGAACTTATTTGAACTTTTGATCAGAAACACGTCCCAATACTTAGAATTGAAGTATAACATTACGATCAAAAACCTATAGTGGCTTTACAGTTCTCCAAATAACTTGCTTGAGGGATTTGAAAATTGACATAAAAGCATAAAATTTCAAGGTCGAGTTTCCTCCCACATAGGGGAAAGATCAAAGATGTAATAGCAATGTATCACAGAGATTCTAAGCCACATATAATGTCATTGAAAAACCCAAGTCAATTTATGTTAGTAGCAAACTACTGTTCATTCCTTTTTGGAGTCATTCTTATTCCCTTCATTACAATGGGAATTTCACCAGGATTTTTTCATGTTTGTACAAGTTATTTTAGGTGTTTTACACCTCTTAGGATCCTAAGCTAATGGTATTAGATTTGGTAACCATTTTGTCTCCAGGCTGTTGAAGGAACCTACTTGGCCACCCATAATTACACAAAATGTCTGAAAAGAAAACCTGTATAGGGACTTCCATAAGTACCTCAAGGGGTCTACAATTTCCAAGGTgagaaaaacaagtaaaataTTCGTACCAATTCTTATCTCTTCTGGAATAAAAAGGCATAGGAGACAATTATAGTCACCCCCTGAAAATCTTTCCTCTTCCTTTCTGTCTTCTTCATCATCGTCAATTTTAGTTAGAACAGAAATTCGGGAAAGGCTGTATCACACAGTTATTGAGCTAAACTaaggtagtttttttttcttttttttatgctcAACCTCCTTCACAAGgtcaaaaaaaatgtatgattTAGAGGGTGAACAAACGAGGTCTCAGTTTCGACTGATAGACAGAAGCATAGTACAGCAGGTAGCATGTAAAAGGATGAAAGCAAAGTGTTAAAAGTGGTACCCCTATAGCAGCCTGCATGGCATCCAATGATTCAAACTCCACAAAGCCAAAGCAAAATCCCTGTTGTTGCCCACCATATAAACTTGGTGAGTATTGTGTCCAGAAATGTTGTGTTGGAGAAGAATACAGGTAGCGAAATCTAAAGACAGACCTTGTTGCTTCTGACTTGGATTCCACCATGCTTAATGggcccaaattttttgaacTCCTCCTCAAGCTGCACAACCGAAGCATTCAAAGGCAAGTTCCGAATATATATGGAGTGGCCTTCAGCTTTACGGGGTATGAGTCGAAATTAGAAAACTTCTTTCAGAATAAGATATGTAAAAACGTCAAAACATATTGAACATGTATCTATACACCATAGTCATATGTTTAACCCACCACCCACAATAGATAAGGATGAATGCTACGATGAAGGACAAGGATGCACAAGGGTGTTAATGAGAACTCAGTATTGGAAGTAGCCCAATGCTTGCTTTGGGGAGCCACAAGTCCCTTGATTCAGTATCAGATGTCTGCTTCTAGAGGCTCCAAAAAGGGGGTAAAGGACATTTGCGCTATGTTACCAGGCATTGCCAGGACCCTAGCGAATTACATTTTGGTATGCAAGTTCCTAAAAATGGTACCTTCCTTCCAAAAAAGGGAATTAAGCAATCACCAGAGTTTCTCACAAAAACGAAATGTAATAAACTAAAAGTATAGAAAGAGTGGAGTTTTCTGAGAAGAGAAaccataaaatattttgattattattatgCTCCTAAATATATGTTTCCCATGACTAGTTTGGAAAACATACTAGTTTATTAGATCAGGCTGATCAGCAATTGAATTAAGTTCATTCTCTCCATAAATCTACACCTATCGCACCACAATTTAGGGCCTGTGGAGTAAAATGTTTATGTTCCCGTTCCCGTCCCGGAACTATTTGTTATCGCCGGTAACACAACTTTTTCCCCCAAAGAACATTCACCATTTTATTAAGTTGCTACTTGCTAGTTATTTATGCAGAtggcaaacaaaaaaacaataacaGTACCCTCATACACCCCAATCGTTGGGGGTAAGTACACAAAAAGATTGATACCTTCCTCTTGGATACTTTCAGGAGCACTGTCACTAGGAGCTGGCACTTCTAACTCAGGAGGTGGTTTTGCAGAACCCAGAGACTGTTGATCTACATTTGCAGCTGCCACCCTCATGCTACGGGTAGGAACATAGACTGGGGTAGATGCTTTAGCAACAACCTTAGTAACCTTCACCTATACGAAATTCCGTCAAATAAATGTTTCCAAAAGTGTCAATAGTAAAGCCTGTAGGGGCCGTAGGCCCTCTTTGTTTGTCCAGATTAAAGGCTCAGATTGACGATTAATCCAAGGGGACCACATATTTCACATTTGGTTGGACCTTCTGCAGCTAGGATTAAATCTTCTTTGGATATATACTAGCCCACAGAACAGGGATATTCTTGGGGGATGTGGTATTACCAAACCGTCACTATAAGTCCCACTGGATTACATATTTATGGTATTATTTACCCCTCCACTACTAGTCCAGCTAAACAAACATGACCATACAGGAGGTAACTTTTGAATAGACTCACGATTGAGGCATAAGATTTCTTCTCCCCTGGTGCTGCAGCAGCCGCAGGATCCAAACTGACAACTGTATCAACTTCATTCGAACTTGAATGAGCTGGGGGATCGTCAATAATCTCTTCTTCAATAACTGATCCTTCCTCATGGTCCGAAGGGTCACAAACTTCTGCACCATTCAGATCCTCAGCCTCAATGGTCGCAACAGGCTCCAATGAAGGCTGATCAGGACCACGAATGGACTCTGAGAAAAGGATTTTAAAAAACCAAGATTCATTATGAAGAGAACTTCAATATAGCAAGTGAAGGATGCAAAATTAGAGCCAACCTGGATCCAACATTGAGGGGGCCAGTTGAGTGTTGTCATTAATGCCGTTTTCCGACACGGAATTGAAATCCAATGATTGGCTTTCATCAACATATCTAAAAACATCATTAAGGACATAATAGCCATTCTCTTGTGGAGCTAGAAAGAATGTCTGCGTAAATTTCTTTCTAACACTGTCCTCCTTTCCAGTTAAGCATCCTGTTACAAGAACAATCACTCCTTCCTTGTATGAATCCTGAGCATCTGCAGTTTTTATCTCTGCCTTGTAATTCCGGTATTCCATGGATAGAATCTTTTCATTGATTGCCTGATCCAACAAAACAAGAACAGGATTTTGTTAACAGACGTGGGTCGCATATGAAGTTAAGAATGTTTGAACACTGAAGGATGGACACGCAAAAAAATGTCCCTTCTAGGACACATGCACAAATCAAGAAACAAATCATACAAGTGACAATATaaacttaaataaataaactctGGAAGTTTCTAACAAAGCTTTAAACTCAACGTCGAGTTCGGCTGCTCCAGAAAATCATCTCTAGTGGACACTGGACACTACTCCACACAGTGTATCCATTACAATTAGAATACTTGAACTTGAGTTGACATCAGGGGCATATGACTTGATGGCATAAAAATGGAAAGGAAGTCTACATAGCAAAAGGAACCACAAAATTAAGGAAAGCTCATCCCCAACCTAGTCAAACTATTCATTTCAATCACCAGACCTGATCCCACTAATTCATGGTGCTGCAAGTGATAGCATAGAGAATGTTTGGGTTTCAAAGTCAGTGCCCCTGACGTGTATTACCACCTCTCCTCTGAACAACCAAAATAATGTCTTCCACCTTCAGACCATgacaaaaacttaaaagaaccGAGTGTCTTCCCATTGACTTTTTCCCTTAAGTAACCCAGACCTTTGGTTCAACCATATATTTGGTGTCAATAAGTATGCACCTGCAGCCCTGCGCCAAACACTCAGCAGTGAGATGCTGAGGTGTCGAAGTTGATGTCAgtagtgtagacaccccaatttggacctattatttatccttaatttgtggccttgaggctccccgatgatgaaacggaatCAAAACAGGACTCGGCTAAAGCTTGAACGATGTTTCTTGGtctttttcaaaccaaaaccatCTTTTTTTTCCGACACCCTGAGGATAAAATTGGTACACATTTCAGCgtataaaatatatttgaatgAAACTAATtaggttagaaagaggactcaaccagctttccaacgcttcgaAAAACACCCAATccaagttcgggagtgtccgtggcGCCCCTCTGAAGTTGGGCaggcactcttgagcgctcgggagtggcaTTCTTGAGCGCTTAGGAGTTCATTCTTGAGCGCTCGGGAGCTCTGACAGGCCATTGGATGTTGAGCTTGACCTTTGACCACATTTTTTCAGGCTTTTCAGTCCTGTAGTTCAAACCTGAACGTGCCAGAGGCCTGCCTAAGCCGGCAGGAATATCATCACATGTTTCCCCCGAAAACCAatttccatttcattttcttttaattttcaaacttattccccccccccccctataaatacccccattgtGCTAGCATTGGGGGAGGACacgaaatttctctctctcactcccctATTTTCAGAAACTCTAGTTCTTAACCGCCctcaaacatttttcaacttCCACcttcaaataattttcaaagaaaaatccaagaaaatcacaaaaatattATCAGTCTTAGATTCATCTAAGACTCCGTTTCTCACTGTTTTCCAGCCATATTATAGTCCTCAAATCCTTCAAGAAGTGAAGTTCAAGCTTGATCAAAAGgtataaaatttcatttttgtacCTAAGCCTATTGTTTTTCCCTGTCTGAGGGAGATCAGTGGCTCATACCAGTTCCTCATATTGGTTGTGAGCCATCTGATCTTGGTTTAACAACAAGAGCAAagagatccaaaaaaaaaattcaattaaacttttttttagctTCCTGGGTGCACTCCTGAGTGCCCAGGACTACTTTTGAGTGCTCAACACCATTCCTAGGGGGACAGGATCACCACAGGAGGCCTAaaaccactcccgagcgctcaggaccatTTCTGGTCGCCCGAAACCACTTCTGAGAGCTTGGTTGGGGGCCCAAGACCATTCCTATGGGCCCAGGATCACTTTTAAGCGCCCAGGAACACTGCTTAGTGCTCAGGAGTGCTTTCAGTGGTGTTGTTTCATTTTGAagtactttttaattttaatctcTCATATCTCATGCATACTTTGTACACAATCACATGTATACACTGCTATTTGTTGTTTTTATGAATATACTAGTTGTTTTCATGAAATAAAATGCTTTCGATAAATCCCACAAATATTGAGTAGAGACCGACTCCGTgtcgggcgagaggggtgccataaaacccttcccctctcgtaacatggcttccgaactcaaaacaatctctggttttcaaattcaaacaatcattttcaattaaaacagtttctcgggtggcaaaccataaatccgggtggcaactcctcaatttttcaaatcaaaacattatttttcgggccgccccgatccaccagggctgtggtagcccacaagCAGCTATTATTGAATATTAATAATAGCCTTGGACAAAGATTTTCAGCCACATTACCATACACTCCGGTGAGTAggcgtgtgtgtgtatgtacgtACACCTTTGGTAATGCTAAGAACCATCCAGAAGGTTCTTGAAAGTCACAGTGCCAAATAGGATGCAGAGTAGTGTCGTTAGGTCTCAAATGGTGGCGTGGAATAGAGTACAAACTGTACAATAGACAGTCTTCTGAAAATGCTGGGTTGTCAATCGAGCCTCAAGCATCTAAAATTGAGTACCCGTTCTTATTTCTCAGAAGATGATCTTCGTTAATTGCattcttttgttgttctttCAAGTGATATTTGTTTTCCATTAGGGGCATAGTTTGTTTTCTACCATATACCACATATATAAATAGGTTGCACCACCACTTTTGATGCCTTTTgttgtctttactctttaggcTTCactaaaaaaacagaaaaagaattAGACTCAAGGGTAATCAAGTAAATAGATTAAAGAATCATCCAAAAGTAGCTTCCTTCTATACTTGTAAATTATACAAGTGTGTACATGTTAAATTCACAATGGACTCACCTGCATTGCTGTCACCGAAGTCATTACACCATTGGAGTTGGGCCTACTTAGCACACTTGAATCTTGGTAAAATTTATAAACCAATTCGGGAGATTGGTGAAGAATGTGGTAATACTGCTCAACAAAGGCATTGGCAACAATTTGAGCACCATGAAGTGCAGCAGAAGGAAATGCCGCCTGCATTGCCATCTGCCTGAAAATAAgcatcaaaaaaattaaaaggataTCAATTTTAACTTCATGAATAACAACATAGAAATGTAAGAAAAAATATATCTGAAGCAAATTTGAGtacacaacaaaaaaagaatacaataaaaaaaatgataggaaAAAATCAGGCTCCATTACGcaacaaagacaaaaataatatgAACCCCCTTATTGAAGGCCATAAAACAGTAGAATAACTAACTTAACAATAGGAGAAGACAATAATTATAGATACAGAAACTTCTAGTTGTCACAATAATTATAGGGAAGAATCAAGGACCGGAATGTTTGCTACAATTACACATACACAGAGAGGACAATGCAGTAGAAAATCTCAAGGCGTGAGGACTACAAGAACCATCCTTTCAAATATCCAAAAGGTTATAAAAGCGCAAGCGGTGGTTTCAAATAGCCTCATATGTTGAATGTtagaaagtttatttttttccctattcAAATGGAAATTATTTCTTGTTTCCCAAGGAAGTTGAAAACCAAAGAGTTTTCCTTTGTTCACAAGGATCCATTTAATTTGATTCGTGAAAGTTGGGCGATACATGGAAATATGGAATTCTTCCTCAAAGAAA encodes:
- the LOC131310197 gene encoding nuclear transport factor 2, whose amino-acid sequence is MEGRLRWRHDQRFIGGIFLSSCCWIRQMAMQAAFPSAALHGAQIVANAFVEQYYHILHQSPELVYKFYQDSSVLSRPNSNGVMTSVTAMQAINEKILSMEYRNYKAEIKTADAQDSYKEGVIVLVTGCLTGKEDSVRKKFTQTFFLAPQENGYYVLNDVFRYVDESQSLDFNSVSENGINDNTQLAPSMLDPESIRGPDQPSLEPVATIEAEDLNGAEVCDPSDHEEGSVIEEEIIDDPPAHSSSNEVDTVVSLDPAAAAAPGEKKSYASIVKVTKVVAKASTPVYVPTRSMRVAAANVDQQSLGSAKPPPELEVPAPSDSAPESIQEEAEGHSIYIRNLPLNASVVQLEEEFKKFGPIKHGGIQVRSNKGFCFGFVEFESLDAMQAAIGASTVTIGGRQTVIEEKRTTTRVGSSGRGRYPSGRGGFRNDGFRGRGNFGGGRGYGRSEFSGRPKGPSGRVGEGYQRIDQNGGGRGGRQGEGNKSVAAA